A genome region from Dehalococcoidia bacterium includes the following:
- a CDS encoding MFS transporter — translation MTPVPDASKTETEPLLAGRNFRMLWLAQLLSQVGQNAVLFTLLVIVISKTGSTTSSSVLVLSYVIPSVIFGMIGGLLVDRWRKRDILIASNVARCGAAVAFLFSTDHVWLLYVINLGFASVSQLFSTAEISTVPFLVSRQRLIAANSLVSLAWTASQFGGMVFLAPIFLKAFGSDALFIFTAALFLIAGGLARSLPQIEREREEGVPEQEAFLKTAPSEMIRALRLLRSDRASLLAMGQLTLSSSLVLLFAVLVPRFMQEVLRIRADDAVYVFAPTGIGAVLGLRLLPWLAGRIGKNRIVAFSLVGLAVSLVGLGMLASIADLLERTESLNPFGQERLGGLSLLVALAMLFAGPLGFFYAMVNAPAQTVLHERAPPEMRGRVFGAQLALASMTAIIPLLLVGAVGDLYGVSAVLLAIAVVAATVAALSILLPRRRAGVLKQGRGLPAALWRRLNAKRIPEAEAASSIDTDRGVG, via the coding sequence ATGACGCCCGTCCCCGATGCCTCCAAAACCGAAACCGAACCGCTGCTCGCCGGGCGTAACTTCCGCATGCTCTGGCTGGCGCAGTTGCTGTCGCAGGTCGGGCAGAACGCCGTCCTCTTCACACTGCTCGTCATCGTCATCAGCAAGACCGGCTCAACGACATCCAGCAGCGTCCTCGTCCTTTCCTACGTCATCCCTTCCGTCATCTTCGGGATGATCGGCGGCCTGCTGGTCGACCGCTGGCGAAAGCGCGACATCCTGATCGCCTCGAACGTCGCCCGCTGTGGCGCCGCCGTCGCATTCCTATTCAGCACCGACCATGTCTGGCTTCTCTACGTGATCAACCTGGGCTTCGCCTCCGTCAGTCAGCTCTTCAGTACGGCGGAGATATCAACGGTGCCGTTCCTCGTGTCGCGGCAGCGGCTTATCGCCGCCAACAGCCTCGTGAGCCTCGCCTGGACCGCCAGCCAGTTCGGAGGGATGGTCTTCCTCGCCCCCATCTTCCTCAAGGCGTTCGGCTCCGATGCCCTGTTCATCTTCACCGCGGCCCTCTTTCTCATCGCCGGTGGCCTCGCCCGCTCGCTGCCGCAGATCGAGCGTGAGCGAGAGGAGGGGGTCCCTGAACAGGAGGCCTTCCTGAAGACGGCGCCGTCGGAGATGATAAGGGCGCTGCGTCTCCTCCGCTCCGACCGGGCGTCGCTCCTGGCGATGGGCCAGCTTACCCTCAGCAGTTCGCTCGTCCTCCTCTTCGCCGTCCTCGTGCCACGCTTCATGCAGGAGGTGCTTCGCATCCGCGCCGACGACGCCGTATACGTCTTCGCCCCCACCGGCATCGGCGCTGTCCTCGGGCTGCGACTTCTCCCCTGGCTGGCCGGCCGTATCGGCAAGAACCGGATAGTCGCGTTCAGCCTTGTCGGGCTCGCTGTTTCCCTGGTTGGCCTGGGCATGCTCGCAAGCATCGCCGACCTCCTCGAGCGCACGGAGTCGCTGAACCCGTTCGGACAGGAGCGCCTGGGAGGCCTTTCCCTTCTCGTAGCGCTGGCCATGCTCTTCGCCGGCCCCCTCGGCTTCTTCTACGCGATGGTGAACGCGCCCGCGCAGACCGTGCTCCACGAAAGGGCGCCGCCGGAGATGCGAGGGAGGGTCTTCGGGGCGCAACTCGCCCTCGCCAGCATGACCGCCATCATCCCCCTCTTGCTGGTGGGCGCCGTTGGCGATCTTTACGGTGTGAGCGCCGTGCTCCTGGCGATCGCCGTCGTGGCGGCCACGGTCGCCGCCCTGAGCATCCTGCTTCCCAGGAGAAGGGCGGGCGTCCTGAAGCAGGGAAGGGGGCTTCCCGCCGCCTTATGGAGACGCCTCAACGCAAAGCGCATACCCGAGGCGGAAGCCGCCTCTTCGATTGACACCGATAGGGGCGTAGGCTAG
- a CDS encoding MFS transporter: MTEAPPPKFDVWALTGAKDLLEKQGFRRLLLSRILAQLAQNSLFYGLFVLVAQKTDNSMFTGFLVLSFAVPSALLGPLSGVVTDRLSRGWLLVTMHGLRTLMCLGAVASDLGVWVLYLFSVALAASMQFAGPAESAALPQVLRREELTRGNSLFNLGGFLGQAGGMAVLAPLFLKLLGADPLFAVAGALFAVAAGVIATVSGLGPPAPSARAGRGVRNEFARAWYNLRNDTQSYMALVIAVVGGSSIQLGVTVVPRYAREVLNISVENVVFVFWPAAIGVLLGLRTVGWLERHVGKGRMLVAGFFLLVLSFLAFGFVGSLANMLESQNPLDLFDPGPLDNRSARILMTMVVAAVLGLAYSLVGVVTRAIINERVPVEMQGRIFAAMAVLSSLASIVPLLLVGGLVDLVGVRPILGLIAMIMLLLVFWLWWRARLIPRRPVHN; this comes from the coding sequence ATGACAGAGGCTCCCCCGCCTAAATTCGACGTCTGGGCCCTGACCGGAGCAAAAGACCTCCTTGAGAAACAGGGCTTCCGGCGCCTCCTGCTTTCCCGCATCCTTGCCCAACTGGCCCAGAACTCACTCTTCTACGGCCTGTTCGTCCTTGTCGCCCAGAAGACCGACAACAGCATGTTCACCGGTTTTCTCGTCCTCTCGTTCGCCGTTCCCTCGGCGCTGCTCGGACCCCTGTCGGGCGTCGTCACCGACCGCCTTTCCCGTGGCTGGCTGCTCGTCACCATGCACGGCCTTCGCACCCTGATGTGCCTGGGAGCCGTCGCCTCCGACCTGGGCGTTTGGGTGCTGTACCTCTTCTCGGTCGCGCTTGCCGCTTCCATGCAGTTCGCCGGCCCGGCCGAGTCGGCGGCGCTTCCCCAGGTGCTGCGGCGGGAAGAGCTTACGCGGGGGAACTCGCTATTCAACCTCGGCGGCTTTCTGGGGCAGGCGGGAGGAATGGCGGTGCTCGCGCCCCTGTTCCTGAAGCTGCTGGGCGCCGACCCCCTCTTCGCCGTCGCCGGAGCGCTCTTCGCGGTCGCCGCCGGCGTCATCGCCACCGTCTCCGGCCTTGGTCCTCCCGCCCCAAGCGCGCGCGCCGGCCGCGGCGTGCGAAACGAATTCGCCAGGGCCTGGTACAACCTGCGCAACGACACGCAGTCTTACATGGCGCTCGTGATCGCCGTCGTGGGTGGCTCATCGATCCAGCTTGGCGTAACTGTTGTTCCCCGCTACGCGAGAGAGGTGCTCAACATCTCCGTGGAGAACGTCGTCTTCGTCTTCTGGCCCGCCGCCATCGGCGTGCTGCTGGGCCTGCGGACGGTCGGCTGGCTCGAAAGGCACGTCGGCAAGGGCAGGATGCTCGTCGCCGGCTTCTTCCTCCTCGTCCTCTCGTTCCTCGCCTTCGGCTTTGTCGGATCGTTGGCAAACATGCTGGAGTCGCAGAACCCGCTGGACCTCTTCGATCCGGGACCACTGGACAACCGGTCAGCCCGAATATTGATGACGATGGTTGTTGCCGCAGTGCTCGGCTTGGCCTATTCTTTGGTCGGCGTCGTAACGCGGGCGATCATAAATGAGCGCGTGCCGGTGGAAATGCAGGGGCGGATATTTGCCGCCATGGCCGTCCTGTCGAGCCTGGCGTCGATAGTACCCCTGCTTCTCGTCGGCGGCCTCGTTGACCTGGTGGGAGTGCGCCCCATCCTCGGCCTGATCGCCATGATCATGCTGTTGCTCGTTTTCTGGCTCTGGTGGCGCGCCAGACTAATACCACGACGACCGGTGCATAATTGA
- a CDS encoding DUF951 domain-containing protein, whose translation MPLELRMGDVVRLRKPHPCGSFEWEVVRLGADIGLRCRKCNHRVLMERRRLEKRLKAFVSRGDPIDPAIERLLFEGKEEEA comes from the coding sequence ATGCCCCTCGAACTGCGCATGGGCGACGTGGTCCGCCTTCGCAAGCCTCACCCCTGCGGCAGCTTCGAGTGGGAGGTCGTCCGCCTCGGCGCCGACATCGGCCTCCGCTGCCGGAAGTGCAACCATCGCGTGTTGATGGAGCGACGCCGGCTTGAGAAGCGGCTCAAGGCGTTCGTATCGCGGGGAGATCCCATCGACCCCGCCATCGAACGGCTGCTGTTCGAAGGGAAGGAAGAGGAGGCCTGA
- the pyrF gene encoding orotidine-5'-phosphate decarboxylase — protein sequence MRFFDKLERAATKNGSLLCVGLDPDPALMPITDVADFNQAIIEATADLVCAYKPNLAFYEALGERGLLALHKTLAAIPEDIPVIGDGKRNDIGNTARAYAHALFDHWRFDAVTVNPYLGGDALEPFLERPDKVAFVLCRTSNPGARDLQDLPVTLGGSPPRPLFEAVAEAARRWNTRANVGLVVGATYPEELRRVREICPDMTFLVPGVGAQGGDVAAVMANGLDARGGGLIINVSRQVLYASKESDFAQAARRAAQALRDDMARQREEALSQRERG from the coding sequence GTGCGTTTCTTCGACAAGCTGGAGCGGGCTGCCACCAAGAACGGCAGCCTTCTTTGCGTCGGCCTCGACCCCGATCCCGCCCTCATGCCCATCACAGACGTCGCCGACTTCAACCAGGCCATCATCGAGGCGACCGCCGATCTCGTCTGCGCCTACAAGCCCAACCTCGCCTTCTACGAGGCGCTCGGCGAGCGTGGCCTCCTGGCCCTGCACAAAACGCTGGCCGCCATCCCCGAGGACATACCCGTCATCGGCGACGGCAAACGCAACGATATCGGCAACACCGCCCGCGCCTACGCCCACGCCCTCTTCGACCACTGGCGCTTCGACGCCGTCACCGTCAACCCCTACCTCGGCGGCGACGCCCTCGAGCCCTTCCTCGAACGTCCCGACAAGGTCGCCTTCGTCCTCTGCCGTACGTCCAACCCGGGGGCCCGCGACCTGCAGGACCTGCCGGTTACCCTCGGCGGTTCCCCGCCGCGCCCGCTCTTCGAGGCTGTGGCGGAAGCGGCGAGGCGCTGGAACACGCGCGCCAACGTCGGGCTCGTCGTCGGCGCCACCTATCCCGAGGAGCTGCGACGCGTGCGCGAGATCTGCCCCGACATGACGTTCCTCGTGCCCGGCGTCGGCGCGCAAGGGGGCGATGTCGCCGCGGTGATGGCGAACGGTCTCGACGCCAGGGGCGGCGGTCTGATCATCAACGTCTCGCGACAGGTGCTTTACGCCTCGAAAGAGAGCGACTTCGCTCAGGCGGCGCGGCGGGCGGCGCAGGCGCTGCGCGACGACATGGCGCGGCAGCGTGAGGAGGCGCTGTCACAGCGGGAGCGCGGCTGA
- a CDS encoding 2-phosphosulfolactate phosphatase has protein sequence MKVDVAFLPRLVREPEATACVVVDVLRASSSIVVLLARGVEEIAVAASPAEARRMARQQRGRYLLCGELEGLTPPGFDHGNSPSEFDALDLRGQHVALSTTNGTKALRRLRASPAVIVGALLNATAAAQTLLAEAEARGLDATIVCAGLSGGKRLSLEDSFTAGALVEKAVAAGERAGIEVDLTDGARIAIRLLRHYGGDALAAFHESEHGRKLIGLGFERDLAFCAQTDRFDVVPRLEGEGLRLALGNVRFS, from the coding sequence GTGAAGGTTGATGTTGCGTTTCTCCCCCGCCTCGTGCGCGAGCCGGAAGCGACCGCTTGCGTGGTCGTCGACGTGCTGCGGGCGAGCTCGTCGATCGTGGTGCTGCTGGCGCGCGGCGTCGAGGAGATCGCGGTCGCCGCAAGCCCCGCGGAGGCGCGTCGAATGGCGCGACAACAGCGGGGTCGCTACCTGCTGTGCGGCGAGCTGGAAGGCCTGACGCCGCCCGGCTTCGATCACGGCAACTCCCCCAGCGAGTTCGATGCCCTCGATCTGCGCGGCCAGCACGTCGCGCTGTCGACGACGAACGGGACGAAAGCGTTACGCAGGCTGCGCGCGTCGCCGGCGGTCATCGTGGGGGCGCTGCTGAACGCGACAGCCGCCGCGCAGACGCTGCTCGCCGAAGCGGAGGCGCGCGGGCTGGACGCGACGATCGTCTGCGCGGGGCTATCGGGCGGGAAGCGCCTGAGCCTGGAGGACTCGTTTACGGCGGGGGCGCTGGTGGAGAAAGCGGTCGCCGCGGGCGAAAGGGCGGGAATCGAGGTCGATTTGACGGACGGGGCACGGATTGCCATCCGGCTCCTTCGTCACTACGGAGGCGATGCACTGGCGGCCTTCCACGAGTCGGAGCACGGCCGCAAGCTTATCGGCCTGGGCTTCGAGCGCGATCTCGCGTTCTGCGCGCAGACGGATCGCTTCGATGTCGTCCCGCGGCTGGAGGGGGAGGGCCTGCGTCTGGCGTTGGGAAACGTGCGGTTTTCCTGA
- a CDS encoding uroporphyrinogen decarboxylase family protein produces the protein MSTRERVRRMYEHREADRVPIVEEPWGSTLDRWRREGMGDADYIEYFGLDWMPRISVDNSPRFPMGVVEDDGDRLSLKTSWGSTIKHIRSESSLALIDAEVKTKDDWLKAKERMTPSDDRIPWDYLKSHAPRWKERGAWVQAIGWFGFDITHSFFIGTERELLALAEDPEWCVDMWQTQQELCLTLLDRMWDAGYEFDQLLVYDDMGYKNNQFFSLRTYRNLLKPIHQRAIEWAHAKGVKMYLHSCGDVRPFIPDLVEMGLDALNPLEVKAGVDPVAVKREYGDRLLLHGGVDAVLWNDIDRMEASVRETLPELKKNGGYIFGTDHSTPNNVSLQDFKRIVDLAKQLGSYS, from the coding sequence ATGTCGACTCGCGAAAGGGTCCGCCGCATGTACGAGCACCGCGAGGCCGACAGGGTGCCCATCGTCGAGGAGCCGTGGGGGTCGACCCTGGACCGCTGGCGCCGCGAAGGGATGGGCGACGCCGACTACATCGAGTACTTCGGACTCGACTGGATGCCACGCATCAGCGTCGATAACTCGCCGCGCTTTCCCATGGGGGTCGTCGAGGACGACGGCGACCGCCTGAGCCTGAAGACCTCCTGGGGGTCGACCATCAAGCACATCCGCAGCGAATCGTCGCTCGCGCTTATCGATGCGGAAGTGAAGACGAAGGACGACTGGCTGAAGGCGAAGGAGCGCATGACTCCGAGCGACGACCGCATCCCGTGGGACTACCTGAAGAGCCATGCGCCCCGCTGGAAGGAGCGCGGCGCCTGGGTGCAGGCCATCGGCTGGTTCGGGTTTGACATAACGCACTCCTTCTTCATCGGAACGGAACGGGAGCTGCTCGCCCTCGCCGAAGACCCCGAATGGTGCGTCGACATGTGGCAAACGCAGCAGGAGCTGTGCCTCACGCTGCTCGACCGCATGTGGGACGCGGGCTACGAGTTCGACCAGCTCCTCGTCTACGATGACATGGGCTACAAGAATAACCAGTTCTTCTCCCTCCGCACTTACCGCAACCTGCTGAAACCCATCCACCAGAGAGCAATCGAATGGGCGCACGCGAAGGGCGTCAAGATGTACCTCCATTCCTGCGGCGACGTACGCCCGTTCATTCCCGACCTGGTGGAGATGGGGCTGGACGCGCTGAACCCGCTCGAGGTGAAGGCGGGTGTCGACCCTGTCGCAGTCAAACGGGAGTACGGCGACAGGCTCCTCCTCCACGGCGGCGTCGACGCGGTGCTGTGGAACGACATCGACCGGATGGAAGCGAGCGTGCGCGAGACGCTGCCCGAGCTGAAGAAGAACGGCGGCTACATCTTCGGCACCGATCACTCCACGCCCAACAACGTCAGCCTCCAGGACTTCAAGCGCATCGTCGACCTCGCAAAGCAGTTGGGAAGCTACTCCTAG
- a CDS encoding competence/damage-inducible protein A, with the protein MKAEIIAVGTEILLGEIADTNSSYLASRLPALGIDLLWMTQVGDNMGRLTEALARARERSDLVITTGGLGPTDDDLTREAIAQVLGEEMRVDPEMEQALREFFRRRGREMPERNVKQAALIPSARALPNAYGTAPGWWVEREGRVIVALPGPPGELRRMWETQVEPELRRRTGGETLVSRTLKTVDVTEGRVDELMAPLSRSPNPSVGVYSRADGIHVRIAAKAPTREEAERLIAPVEAEARRVLGDAVWGADDDTLEKVVGALLRERGLTLATMESCTGGLLASTITDAPGSSDYFRGGLVSYATEMKLAWGVSREVVERHGVISAECAREMARAARERLQADIGIGVTGVAGPDEQEGKPVGTVHVAVDGALGEPRVVSYVFAQDRASVKRRAVTTALALLRRTLTEQSRS; encoded by the coding sequence ATGAAAGCGGAGATTATCGCCGTCGGCACGGAGATACTGCTGGGCGAGATCGCCGACACCAACTCGTCCTACCTCGCCTCGCGGCTGCCCGCGCTCGGCATCGACCTCCTGTGGATGACGCAGGTTGGCGACAACATGGGCCGTTTGACGGAGGCGCTGGCCCGCGCCCGCGAGCGCAGCGACCTCGTGATTACCACCGGCGGCCTCGGCCCCACGGACGACGACCTGACCCGCGAGGCAATCGCGCAGGTGCTGGGTGAAGAGATGCGCGTCGATCCGGAGATGGAGCAAGCGTTGCGCGAGTTCTTCCGCCGGCGCGGTCGCGAGATGCCGGAGCGTAACGTCAAGCAGGCGGCTCTCATCCCCTCGGCGCGGGCGCTGCCCAACGCCTACGGCACGGCGCCCGGCTGGTGGGTCGAGCGCGAGGGGCGCGTCATCGTCGCGCTGCCGGGGCCGCCGGGCGAGCTGCGCCGCATGTGGGAGACGCAGGTCGAGCCGGAGCTGCGACGCCGCACGGGGGGCGAGACGCTGGTGTCGCGCACGCTGAAGACGGTAGACGTCACGGAAGGCCGCGTCGACGAGCTGATGGCCCCGCTATCGAGGTCGCCGAACCCGTCGGTGGGTGTCTACTCGCGCGCTGACGGCATCCACGTGCGCATCGCGGCCAAGGCGCCGACGCGCGAGGAGGCGGAGCGGCTGATCGCGCCCGTCGAGGCGGAGGCGCGGCGCGTCCTTGGCGACGCCGTCTGGGGCGCCGACGACGACACCCTCGAGAAGGTGGTCGGGGCGCTGCTGCGGGAGCGCGGCCTCACGCTGGCGACCATGGAATCGTGCACGGGCGGCTTGCTGGCGAGCACGATAACCGATGCGCCCGGCAGCTCCGACTACTTCCGGGGCGGTTTGGTGTCGTACGCCACGGAGATGAAGCTCGCCTGGGGCGTGAGCCGGGAGGTGGTGGAGCGGCACGGCGTAATCAGCGCCGAGTGCGCGCGCGAGATGGCGCGGGCGGCGCGCGAGCGATTGCAGGCGGATATCGGGATCGGCGTGACGGGCGTGGCCGGCCCCGACGAGCAGGAAGGGAAGCCTGTAGGGACGGTGCACGTCGCGGTGGACGGGGCGTTGGGGGAGCCGCGGGTGGTGAGCTACGTATTCGCGCAGGACAGGGCGTCGGTCAAGCGCCGCGCCGTCACCACCGCCCTCGCCCTCCTCCGCCGCACCCTCACTGAGCAGAGCCGCTCCTAG
- a CDS encoding transposase produces the protein MIDPLYHLRSLGRIRLHAFVVMPDHFHFIASLSEGETVSRLMHSLKSYTANEINRRRGERCALWQQGSYSHGIRDERDLVARVKYVEANPVRAALASSIEEYELGSGCGRFPIDPW, from the coding sequence GTGATAGATCCGCTCTATCACCTTCGGTCGTTGGGCAGGATACGGCTTCACGCCTTTGTTGTGATGCCTGATCACTTCCACTTCATCGCGTCTCTCTCCGAAGGGGAGACGGTCTCTCGATTGATGCACAGCCTGAAGAGCTACACGGCCAACGAGATCAACAGGAGACGCGGCGAGCGGTGTGCTCTCTGGCAGCAAGGCTCTTACAGCCACGGCATTCGAGACGAGCGGGATCTTGTTGCGAGAGTCAAGTACGTAGAGGCCAATCCGGTCCGAGCAGCGCTGGCGAGTTCGATAGAGGAGTATGAGCTCGGTTCCGGTTGCGGCCGGTTCCCAATCGACCCGTGGTAA
- a CDS encoding carboxypeptidase regulatory-like domain-containing protein translates to MPAAKNALRPLVIFIVAIAALLSSGCVWGIVRDAETNAPIAGATVTYTDADGNTATTTTNASGWYAFDIAAGPVPVVGSADFVVSAAGYHTKTESRAIAYDDNPGATLSNPSSFWEVQHFTLREEGAQAIEARLVAVDISEALLGGTTDYIVAISAYDPDDPGGSLCHLEAGPYALASADPPSQALGLECSVPGDTLEVRVYVGVRRTYATKAPEHDISTAGFSWDAPSLETGWRTATLDSADVDGPDDPDLAFTATLQYRSVETTP, encoded by the coding sequence ATGCCCGCTGCGAAGAACGCCCTCCGACCCCTTGTCATCTTCATAGTCGCCATCGCCGCGCTGCTCTCGTCCGGCTGTGTCTGGGGCATCGTGAGGGACGCCGAGACGAACGCGCCGATAGCCGGCGCAACCGTCACCTACACGGACGCCGACGGAAACACCGCTACGACGACGACCAACGCCAGCGGCTGGTACGCCTTCGACATCGCCGCCGGGCCTGTCCCCGTCGTCGGTTCCGCCGACTTCGTGGTCAGCGCCGCCGGCTACCACACCAAAACGGAGTCGCGCGCGATCGCCTACGACGACAACCCGGGCGCGACCCTCAGCAACCCGTCGAGCTTCTGGGAGGTGCAGCACTTCACCCTTCGCGAGGAGGGGGCGCAGGCGATAGAGGCGCGGCTGGTCGCCGTCGACATCTCGGAGGCGCTGCTGGGCGGGACGACCGACTACATCGTCGCCATCAGCGCCTACGACCCCGACGACCCGGGCGGCTCGCTGTGCCACCTCGAAGCGGGGCCGTACGCGCTCGCTTCCGCCGACCCGCCGTCGCAGGCGCTGGGCCTCGAGTGCTCCGTGCCGGGCGACACGCTGGAGGTGCGGGTGTACGTGGGGGTGCGGCGGACCTACGCGACAAAGGCCCCGGAGCACGACATTTCGACCGCGGGCTTCTCGTGGGATGCGCCGTCGCTGGAGACCGGCTGGCGCACGGCCACCCTCGACAGCGCGGACGTCGACGGCCCGGACGACCCGGACCTCGCGTTCACCGCGACGCTCCAGTACCGCTCAGTCGAGACGACTCCCTGA
- a CDS encoding DUF72 domain-containing protein → MTAKILAGTCSWADKSLIDCGCFYPPDAKTPEDRLRFYASRFPIVEIDSTYYGLPSERNAALWVERTPNDFTFDVKAFRVFTQHPTPPQALPKDVREALPPAGEKRNLYDRDLPDELRDELWRRYADALLPLDSAGKLGVVVFQFPPWFLPGRESKEYIVRARERLPQYRVAVEFRNGRWFADANRERTLDFLRQNDIPLVAVDSPQGFPSSVPPVDEVTSDIALVRFHGRNAEMWGKAGATVGERFDYLYSEDELREWVPRIRRMAEQVREVHLLMNNCVRDKAVVNAAQLDLMLNPSS, encoded by the coding sequence ATGACCGCGAAGATACTCGCCGGCACCTGCTCGTGGGCGGACAAGAGCCTCATCGATTGCGGCTGTTTCTACCCGCCGGATGCGAAGACGCCCGAAGACCGCCTTCGCTTCTACGCCTCCCGCTTCCCCATCGTCGAGATCGACAGCACCTATTACGGGCTCCCGTCGGAGCGCAACGCCGCCCTATGGGTCGAGCGCACGCCCAACGACTTCACGTTCGATGTCAAGGCCTTCCGGGTCTTCACGCAGCATCCCACTCCTCCGCAGGCGCTGCCCAAGGACGTACGGGAAGCGCTACCGCCGGCGGGCGAGAAACGCAACCTCTACGACCGCGACCTGCCGGACGAGCTGCGCGACGAGCTCTGGCGCCGCTACGCCGACGCCCTCCTGCCGCTCGACAGCGCAGGCAAGCTGGGGGTCGTCGTCTTCCAGTTCCCGCCCTGGTTCCTGCCCGGACGCGAGAGCAAGGAGTACATCGTGCGGGCGCGCGAGCGGCTGCCCCAGTACCGCGTCGCCGTCGAGTTCCGCAACGGACGCTGGTTCGCCGACGCCAACCGCGAGCGCACGCTCGATTTCCTTCGCCAGAACGACATCCCCCTCGTCGCCGTCGACTCACCGCAGGGCTTCCCGTCGAGCGTGCCCCCGGTCGATGAGGTAACGTCCGACATCGCGCTCGTGCGCTTCCACGGCCGCAACGCCGAGATGTGGGGGAAGGCGGGCGCGACCGTCGGCGAACGGTTCGACTACCTGTACTCGGAGGACGAGCTTCGCGAGTGGGTGCCGCGCATCCGGCGGATGGCGGAGCAGGTTCGCGAAGTGCACCTGCTGATGAACAACTGCGTCCGCGACAAGGCGGTAGTGAACGCCGCCCAGCTCGACCTCATGCTGAACCCGTCGTCATAG
- a CDS encoding macro domain-containing protein gives MRIYHGPVTDVEADAIVNAANTQLRHGGGVAAAIVRAGGRVIQEESDRVGWCDIGKAAATTAGSLKAKRVIHVPTIDYTSGRRASLDDIYEGTRAALALCRELGLKSAAFPLLGAGIVGVPAREVALSMARAIGEFPDIEVTLCAFSRDDREAVVELESG, from the coding sequence ATGCGCATCTACCATGGGCCGGTGACGGATGTGGAAGCGGACGCCATCGTCAATGCAGCGAATACGCAGCTCCGGCACGGCGGCGGCGTGGCGGCGGCCATCGTGCGGGCCGGCGGACGCGTGATCCAGGAGGAGAGCGACCGCGTCGGCTGGTGCGACATCGGCAAGGCGGCGGCGACGACGGCGGGCAGCCTGAAGGCGAAGCGCGTCATCCACGTGCCGACGATCGATTACACGAGCGGGCGCCGCGCTAGCCTCGACGACATCTATGAGGGAACGAGGGCGGCGCTGGCGCTCTGTCGCGAGCTGGGGCTGAAGAGCGCCGCTTTCCCGCTGCTGGGCGCGGGGATCGTCGGCGTGCCGGCGCGGGAGGTCGCGCTGTCGATGGCGCGGGCGATAGGGGAGTTCCCGGACATCGAGGTTACGCTGTGCGCCTTCTCGCGGGATGATAGGGAGGCGGTCGTGGAACTGGAGAGCGGATAA
- a CDS encoding flavin reductase family protein: protein MRRPIPEGEARRLLGGGPVTLVTTSWHGKSNVMPAAYVTPLSFEPPLIGVAISPTRHTYDMVRYSEQFALNIPGRRLMHHVQYLGIVSGSEVDKFELTKLPTFKASRVDAPLIEGCIAYIECGLADTLRTGDHVLFVGQVMAASANAEAFDETWLLEDDDEKPLHYLGVNRYALLGERIEARVPKPEDTEKPLEEAFEEEQALAKEEEEKRREMEQKRAREGPEAGE, encoded by the coding sequence ATGAGACGACCGATTCCGGAGGGCGAGGCGCGCCGCCTCCTCGGCGGGGGGCCGGTGACGCTGGTGACGACAAGCTGGCACGGGAAAAGCAACGTGATGCCCGCCGCCTACGTGACGCCGCTCAGCTTCGAGCCGCCGCTTATCGGCGTGGCGATTAGCCCCACCCGCCACACCTACGATATGGTCCGCTACAGCGAGCAGTTCGCCCTCAACATCCCGGGGCGCCGCCTCATGCACCACGTCCAGTACCTGGGGATCGTCAGCGGTAGCGAGGTCGACAAGTTCGAGCTGACGAAGCTGCCTACGTTCAAGGCGTCGCGGGTCGACGCTCCGCTAATCGAGGGTTGCATCGCCTACATCGAGTGCGGGCTGGCGGACACCCTGCGCACGGGCGACCACGTGCTTTTTGTGGGACAGGTGATGGCGGCGTCGGCAAATGCGGAAGCGTTCGACGAGACGTGGCTGCTGGAGGACGACGACGAGAAGCCGCTCCACTACCTGGGCGTGAACCGGTACGCGCTGCTGGGAGAGAGAATAGAGGCGCGGGTGCCCAAGCCTGAGGACACGGAGAAGCCGCTGGAGGAAGCGTTTGAGGAAGAGCAAGCCCTGGCGAAGGAAGAGGAAGAAAAACGGCGGGAGATGGAGCAGAAACGCGCCAGGGAGGGCCCTGAAGCCGGGGAGTGA